One Solirubrobacterales bacterium genomic window carries:
- a CDS encoding DUF47 family protein has product MRFSLVPRDRTFFDLFIEAGQNTLRASGLLHEMMGSWPDDNGLGREILIIEQEGDRITHDIIRRLNSTFVTPIDREDIYGLATKLDDVVDYIEEAADFLALYQIEAPMEQAQKLTEILVGCCEQLALGLENLPSFRDLDKYWIEIHRLENDGDRVSRDAVASLFSNGIDPMVVIRWKDMFAVLEKAIDATENAAHILEGIVIKNS; this is encoded by the coding sequence ATGCGCTTCTCGCTAGTCCCACGCGACCGGACCTTTTTCGACCTGTTCATCGAGGCCGGCCAGAACACCCTGCGGGCTTCCGGACTGCTCCACGAGATGATGGGCAGCTGGCCCGACGACAACGGGCTGGGCCGCGAGATCCTGATCATCGAGCAGGAGGGTGACCGGATCACCCACGACATCATCCGGCGGCTCAACTCGACCTTCGTCACCCCGATTGACCGCGAGGACATCTACGGTCTTGCCACCAAGCTGGACGACGTGGTCGACTACATCGAGGAAGCGGCCGATTTCCTCGCGCTCTACCAGATCGAGGCCCCGATGGAGCAGGCCCAGAAGCTGACCGAGATCCTGGTCGGATGCTGTGAACAGCTCGCGCTCGGCCTTGAGAACCTGCCCTCCTTCCGTGATCTCGACAAGTACTGGATCGAGATCCACCGGCTGGAGAACGACGGCGACCGGGTCTCGCGGGATGCGGTCGCGTCGCTGTTCTCGAACGGCATCGATCCAATGGTCGTGATCCGCTGGAAGGACATGTTCGCGGTACTCGAAAAGGCGATCGATGCAACCGAGAACGCGGCCCACATCCTCGAGGGCATCGTCATCAAGAACAGCTAG
- a CDS encoding inorganic phosphate transporter: MDVHLILVIVIAAALAFDFTNGFHDTANVVATSISTGAASPKAAVTFAAILNFVGAFISIEVASTIAKDVVDPNVISLNVVYAGLMGAIAWNLITWYFGLPSSSSHALIGGLVGAAVAAVGTGAVETAGLIGKVLVPALVAPILAFLVAAAAIAICYRIVGHLRPGPVTRGYRYGQIVSGGLLALAHGTNDAQKTMGIITLALISDGVLGEGSNPPTWVIVSAASAIALGTYSGGWRIIKTTGTKIIKMDSAQGFSAQGAGAAVIMASSHFGFPLSTTHVINGGVMGAGVAKRLSAVRWGVAGNIVGAWVLTLPAAAAIGALAYGITVLAGGGAVGPVVISALSLVAIAAAFIRRARTGAPSADGTGAPVTEDATGLIVEGGEVMTVDGKPVSESGALLGADDEREGQVR, from the coding sequence GTGGACGTCCACCTGATCCTGGTCATCGTCATCGCTGCGGCGCTGGCCTTCGACTTCACCAACGGATTCCACGACACCGCCAACGTCGTCGCCACCTCGATCTCGACCGGGGCCGCCTCGCCCAAGGCGGCGGTCACTTTTGCCGCGATCCTCAACTTCGTCGGTGCCTTCATCTCGATCGAGGTTGCGTCCACGATCGCCAAGGACGTGGTCGATCCGAATGTGATCTCGCTGAATGTGGTCTACGCCGGTCTGATGGGGGCGATCGCCTGGAACCTGATCACCTGGTATTTCGGTCTGCCGTCATCGAGTTCTCACGCCCTGATCGGCGGGCTGGTCGGCGCCGCGGTTGCCGCCGTCGGTACCGGCGCGGTTGAAACCGCCGGCCTGATCGGCAAGGTTCTGGTGCCGGCGCTGGTCGCACCGATCCTCGCCTTTCTGGTCGCGGCGGCGGCGATCGCGATCTGTTACCGGATCGTCGGCCACCTGCGGCCCGGTCCGGTGACCCGCGGCTACCGCTACGGCCAGATCGTTTCCGGTGGCCTGCTGGCGTTGGCGCACGGCACCAACGACGCCCAGAAGACGATGGGGATCATCACCCTGGCCCTGATCAGTGACGGGGTTCTCGGTGAAGGCAGCAACCCGCCGACCTGGGTGATCGTCTCGGCCGCTTCGGCGATCGCGCTCGGTACCTACAGCGGTGGCTGGCGGATCATCAAGACGACCGGCACCAAGATCATCAAGATGGACTCCGCCCAGGGGTTCTCCGCCCAGGGGGCCGGGGCCGCCGTGATCATGGCCTCCTCCCATTTCGGCTTTCCGCTCTCGACCACTCACGTGATCAACGGCGGGGTAATGGGTGCCGGAGTGGCGAAACGGCTTTCCGCGGTGCGCTGGGGGGTGGCGGGCAACATCGTCGGGGCCTGGGTCCTCACCCTGCCGGCGGCCGCCGCAATCGGTGCGCTCGCCTACGGCATCACGGTGCTGGCCGGCGGCGGCGCCGTCGGGCCGGTGGTGATCTCGGCCCTCTCTCTGGTCGCGATCGCCGCGGCCTTCATCCGGCGGGCCCGGACCGGAGCGCCTTCTGCCGACGGTACCGGAGCCCCGGTGACCGAGGATGCCACCGGACTGATCGTCGAGGGCGGCGAAGTCATGACCGTGGACGGCAAGCCGGTCAGCGAGTCCGGCGCTCTGCTGGGGGCCGACGACGAACGGGAAGGCCAGGTTCGCTAG